AATGGAAGAAAAAGAATCTGTCCTCTTAATAGAAGATAAATCTTTAAGATAATAAAAGACTGCCCGAGCAATCCTTCCCTCACCTAAGATTAAAATGGAATTTCTCTCTGCCATTGCTTTTTCCTATAACTTCCAGAAAGAAGGGATGACTAAGCTGGCAAGATGAACGGCGGGGTTGTAATACTTTAAAGAGGAAAAATTATTTATGCGTGATTTACATCTTGAGGAAAGTGTCTCTTGACTAATCTTTAAAAGATTATATTTTTTTGATGCAAGGATAAAACAGTATTCACATCCACAACTATAAGAAGGCATCGGTAACCTCAAAAGCGCTACATATTTAAAGAGCGTCTTTAGGCTCTTTACGGAATCGCTTATAATATTTTTTAAATCTAAAAAAGGACCCGCCTGAAAAATTGCCACCCCATCTTTATCTAAAGCCCTGTGCACCTCTCGATAAAAAGCAAATTCAAAGAGGACTTTTCCCGGACCCACCGGGTCTGTAGAATCTACAATAACTACATCATAAGCCATACGCCGTTTTCTTATAAATCCTGCACCGTCTTCATAAAACAAATTAACTCTCTTATCCTTAAACGCTCCTTTTGAAACAAAAGGAAGGTACTTCTGGCACAAAGAAGGAATCTCTCTATCTATCTCTACCATATGAATATCTTTCAATACTTTATACCGACAAACTTCGCGCAACACCCCTCCATCGCCTCCGCCGATAATAAGAATCCTTTCTGGAGAAGGATGGGTAAGCAGTGTTGTATGCACAATCGTTTCGTGATATATGGCTTCATCCATCTGAGAAAATTGAATTATTCCATCAAGGGCAAGCATCTTACCGAAGCCGGGAGTAGAAAAGATAAAAACTTCCTGAAACTTTGTCCTTTTTCTAAGAATCTCCTTCTGTACAAAGAAAAGGTCTCTTTTACATCTTCTTACACCCGGAAAAGGGGTCTCTAAAAACCACTTCTTTTTATCAAAAGAAAACTTCTGCATAAACTTTTTACTCAACCTCTCTTTATCAGTTTGATTTTCATTTCTTTAGGTGAGAAAACTTTCTTGAGATAATCCAAAGCGGCATAGGGGCGGGTATTTTTACCACAAGTAAAAATATCTATCGCCAGATATCCGTGCTCTGGCCAGGTATGGATGGCAATGTGAGATTCTGCTAAAATAACCACACCCGTTATCCCCTGACGGGGAAACTTATGCACGGTTACTTTTAAAGGAGTGTTATTGGCAACCTTTGCTGCTTCCCAGAGTATCTTTTTAATTCTAAGGGGGTCCTCAACAAATACCGGCGATTTAAAATCACTAAGGAGATGAAAAGATAGAAAACCGTCTTTTCTCATCTTAATACTCTTTTGACAACTATTTAATCTCTGCATTTTATTATTTTTATTAGATATACCATTATAAATAAAATTGTCAAGTTCTTTTTATCAAAAAAATAATTTCTAAATTAAGGAGCACTTTCTTCTTTGAGAGAAAATCCCGAATTAGTTACATAGAGTTTAAATAAAGTTTTCTCTTTGGGAAAAGTATATACGCAGTTGCCGTATACCGCTTCTACAAAAGGAAGATAACGCTGATAGCGGTAAAGAAATATCCAGAGTTTATCAGTCCCCCCATTTATTTCAAAGTGGGTAG
This genomic window from Candidatus Omnitrophota bacterium contains:
- the speD gene encoding adenosylmethionine decarboxylase, yielding MRKDGFLSFHLLSDFKSPVFVEDPLRIKKILWEAAKVANNTPLKVTVHKFPRQGITGVVILAESHIAIHTWPEHGYLAIDIFTCGKNTRPYAALDYLKKVFSPKEMKIKLIKRG
- the speE gene encoding polyamine aminopropyltransferase, whose protein sequence is MQKFSFDKKKWFLETPFPGVRRCKRDLFFVQKEILRKRTKFQEVFIFSTPGFGKMLALDGIIQFSQMDEAIYHETIVHTTLLTHPSPERILIIGGGDGGVLREVCRYKVLKDIHMVEIDREIPSLCQKYLPFVSKGAFKDKRVNLFYEDGAGFIRKRRMAYDVVIVDSTDPVGPGKVLFEFAFYREVHRALDKDGVAIFQAGPFLDLKNIISDSVKSLKTLFKYVALLRLPMPSYSCGCEYCFILASKKYNLLKISQETLSSRCKSRINNFSSLKYYNPAVHLASLVIPSFWKL